The following proteins are encoded in a genomic region of Alteromonadaceae bacterium 2753L.S.0a.02:
- a CDS encoding YD repeat-containing protein — MHKYVLNLVVANILFTSPLAFCVDFQAEITWISNKDNRYYDSHVDACAWQTNPEVFFNFRAGSCLASQCDCIYDSKIFNNITTDTYATNWVTRSNSCPPGFSLTSNDYPGQCSGEPVEDNICEEGYNFNAQSGQCEALCEEGQDWVDGSCTNPDTENNPCTQTNNPIDLIEGEKYRTESVLTIGTVHPIEFSFAYRSHIALEQSGYGLAAGNGHIDNNTYYVADTKAPMSASAAASYFSNRQQILYDKRPYAGGYWTFNYNHWAYLRNDKLIWVRPNGKKIKFNLDGSSTIYSHLFSESSTNGSWKITDSSEDKQYVFDEKGRLIQINNQFGKLELIFHYEELGFDIVKIENAQGAWLEISYEEFVVNPSTISAILGDYEIALPVQVVDSSGRKVDISWDHVYSGRLQSFPLITKISYPYLESPSGFREYQYNNNTFSNLLTDIVDYPNGLSGEQVQFAHFDYDNKGRAIYSALANGVDAITVEYVDDLIRTVTNVLGKQATYTFATEHGVRRLASVVGEPTETCVLSETSYTYNSDGTRASKVTNGVTTTYGYNASKQRTLVTEATGTAEARTTTTEWHPTLNVRTKIIEPDKTTRYDYNDTTELLDAVHIDADGKTRSTAYTYYANRLVHTVDGPRTDVADITTYAYDEQLNLASVTNAANQTTLYSNYNGQGQAGTVTDANGSVSQYSYDVAGRVETVSVQHPSGNTSLDLSTVYDYDPLGNLVTMTFADGSSLSYEYDAANRIEAISNNLGERIELTLDKAGNTTQQLIKNSSGVITFQAGRAYDELSRVIRQVGAAGQTTHFGYDANDNLTQTTDGREFVTNYEYDTLNRVTKTLQPLGITTEMGYNPADQLQTVTDPETLKTQYHYNGFGELTQRISPDTGTTDYTYDSAGNLTSKADARGIVALYSYDALNRVTSIEYPNDTTQNITYEYDDTSNGNYGIGRLTAIIDASGETRFAYDYLGNLLSKTTTIATQTFTSEYQYDAFGRLQTQVYPSGRLVHYSYDALSRIHSITTQANSSAPLATVITDVSYLPYGPATQWTYGNGIVHTTRYDLDYRVSSIEDDGSSPLYHLSYGYDANNNIETLDNLVNSVAAQMFSYDAVDRLDTAQGNYGALDYDYDKVGNRTQKQHTQGGNTNTESYSYALTSHQLQAVTNTQGGNRTFSYDANGNVLTDTHSNSLVWEYDDTNRPKAVTVNGERIEYRHNALGQRVFKQHGNTTTYYHYDEAGKLIAVSDEQGNTLEEHVWFNNTLVASLIEPVTAVNTSSSVLLEANFDNQDLSGWQIVDNGAKMGPSSWYFDNGALCENSNIYTDTGPSRPGTYAAYSSGASWSDYEASVTLLSSDDDGIGLLFRYVDDNNYYRFSMDSQRAYRRLVKKQNGVFTVLFEDNTPYILNQPYGLRVSAQGNSLSIWLDDQLWYQGSDTSHAQGSIALYAWGEQAACFNDLSVNSLEAAQ, encoded by the coding sequence ATGCATAAATATGTTCTTAATCTAGTTGTTGCAAATATTCTGTTCACAAGTCCTTTGGCTTTTTGTGTTGATTTCCAAGCAGAAATCACTTGGATAAGCAATAAGGACAACAGATACTATGATTCTCATGTTGACGCATGCGCGTGGCAGACAAATCCAGAAGTTTTTTTTAACTTCCGAGCTGGCAGTTGTTTAGCAAGTCAATGCGACTGTATTTATGACTCCAAGATATTCAACAACATCACTACAGATACTTACGCGACAAATTGGGTTACTAGAAGTAATTCCTGTCCCCCAGGGTTTTCTCTCACCAGCAACGATTACCCGGGCCAGTGCTCTGGTGAACCGGTTGAAGATAACATCTGTGAAGAAGGCTACAATTTCAATGCACAATCTGGTCAGTGTGAAGCATTGTGCGAAGAGGGACAGGATTGGGTGGATGGAAGCTGCACGAATCCGGATACAGAAAACAATCCATGCACGCAAACCAATAATCCAATCGACCTTATCGAAGGAGAGAAATACAGAACAGAATCAGTTCTGACAATTGGTACGGTACATCCCATCGAATTCAGTTTCGCTTACCGAAGCCATATTGCCCTGGAGCAATCAGGCTATGGGCTCGCTGCTGGCAACGGACACATAGACAATAACACATATTACGTAGCGGATACCAAGGCACCCATGTCAGCCTCAGCTGCGGCAAGCTACTTCTCCAATCGTCAACAAATTCTTTACGACAAGCGACCTTACGCCGGTGGATATTGGACCTTCAACTATAATCACTGGGCTTATCTAAGAAACGACAAATTGATATGGGTGCGTCCCAACGGAAAGAAAATTAAGTTTAACCTTGACGGAAGCTCAACGATTTACTCTCATTTGTTTTCAGAAAGCTCAACAAATGGAAGTTGGAAAATCACTGACTCTTCAGAGGACAAGCAGTATGTATTCGACGAAAAAGGCCGACTCATCCAGATAAATAATCAGTTTGGGAAGCTAGAGTTAATCTTCCACTACGAAGAGCTCGGCTTTGATATCGTAAAAATAGAAAACGCACAAGGTGCTTGGCTAGAGATTTCATACGAAGAATTTGTAGTTAACCCATCAACGATTTCCGCTATCCTTGGAGATTATGAAATCGCACTCCCTGTGCAAGTAGTAGATAGCTCCGGTAGAAAAGTCGATATAAGTTGGGATCATGTCTACAGTGGGCGGCTGCAGTCGTTCCCGCTCATCACTAAAATTTCCTACCCCTATTTGGAATCGCCATCGGGCTTTAGGGAATATCAATACAACAATAATACTTTTTCGAATTTGCTAACGGATATTGTTGATTATCCTAACGGTCTCTCCGGCGAGCAAGTCCAATTTGCTCATTTTGATTACGACAATAAGGGCCGCGCCATCTACAGTGCCCTCGCCAACGGTGTAGACGCGATTACCGTTGAGTACGTCGACGACCTCATACGCACTGTCACCAATGTACTGGGCAAGCAAGCCACCTACACCTTCGCGACGGAACATGGCGTTCGACGATTAGCCAGTGTGGTGGGTGAACCCACCGAAACCTGTGTGCTCAGCGAAACCAGTTATACCTACAATAGCGACGGCACGCGTGCGTCCAAAGTCACTAACGGCGTAACCACCACCTATGGTTATAACGCCAGCAAACAACGCACTTTGGTCACCGAAGCCACGGGCACCGCCGAAGCGCGCACCACCACCACCGAGTGGCACCCCACCCTTAACGTGCGCACTAAAATTATTGAACCCGATAAAACCACCCGCTACGACTACAACGACACCACCGAACTGCTCGACGCCGTGCACATTGATGCCGACGGTAAAACTCGCAGCACCGCATATACCTATTATGCTAACCGTTTAGTTCACACGGTCGATGGCCCACGCACCGATGTTGCCGACATCACCACCTATGCCTACGACGAGCAACTCAATCTCGCCAGCGTGACCAATGCCGCCAACCAGACAACGCTCTACAGCAATTACAATGGACAGGGGCAAGCCGGCACCGTCACTGATGCCAACGGTTCAGTGTCGCAATACAGCTATGACGTCGCCGGTCGCGTGGAAACCGTCAGCGTCCAACACCCCAGCGGGAACACCAGTCTCGATTTAAGCACTGTCTATGATTACGACCCACTCGGCAACCTGGTGACCATGACCTTTGCCGATGGCTCCAGCCTCAGTTATGAGTACGATGCCGCCAACCGTATTGAGGCTATCAGTAACAATCTCGGTGAGCGCATCGAATTGACCCTTGATAAAGCCGGAAACACCACGCAACAGCTGATTAAAAACTCGAGCGGTGTGATCACCTTCCAGGCCGGTCGCGCTTACGACGAACTCAGCCGAGTAATTCGCCAAGTGGGCGCCGCTGGGCAAACCACCCATTTTGGCTACGATGCCAACGACAATCTCACCCAAACCACCGACGGCCGTGAGTTTGTGACCAACTATGAGTACGACACCCTCAATCGTGTCACCAAAACCCTGCAACCACTGGGCATCACAACGGAAATGGGCTACAACCCCGCAGACCAATTGCAAACAGTAACCGACCCGGAAACCTTAAAAACGCAGTATCACTACAACGGCTTCGGCGAACTCACCCAACGTATCAGCCCCGATACCGGCACCACCGACTACACCTACGACAGTGCGGGCAACCTCACAAGCAAAGCCGATGCACGAGGTATTGTGGCGCTCTACAGCTACGATGCCCTTAACCGTGTTACCAGCATCGAATACCCCAACGACACCACGCAAAACATCACCTACGAATACGATGACACCAGCAACGGCAACTACGGTATCGGTCGCTTAACGGCCATTATCGATGCCAGTGGTGAAACTCGGTTTGCCTACGATTATCTCGGTAACCTGTTAAGCAAAACCACCACCATCGCCACGCAAACCTTTACCAGCGAATATCAATACGACGCGTTTGGGCGACTCCAAACCCAGGTATACCCCAGTGGCCGTTTGGTGCATTACAGTTACGATGCCTTAAGCCGCATTCACAGTATCACCACCCAAGCCAACAGCAGCGCGCCCCTGGCCACCGTGATCACCGATGTCAGCTACCTACCCTATGGCCCCGCCACACAGTGGACCTATGGCAATGGCATTGTGCACACCACCCGCTACGACCTCGATTACCGTGTCAGCAGCATTGAAGACGACGGCTCCAGCCCGCTGTACCACCTCAGTTACGGCTACGACGCCAACAACAACATCGAAACCCTCGATAACCTGGTGAACAGCGTTGCCGCCCAGATGTTCAGCTACGATGCCGTGGATCGTCTCGACACCGCGCAGGGGAATTACGGCGCACTGGATTACGACTACGACAAGGTGGGCAATCGCACCCAGAAACAGCACACACAAGGCGGCAACACCAACACCGAGAGCTACAGCTACGCACTCACCAGCCATCAACTGCAAGCAGTCACCAATACCCAAGGCGGTAACCGTACCTTTAGCTACGATGCCAATGGCAATGTGTTAACCGACACCCACAGCAACAGTCTGGTCTGGGAATACGACGACACCAACCGCCCTAAGGCGGTTACCGTGAACGGCGAGCGCATTGAATACCGCCACAATGCCCTCGGGCAGCGGGTATTTAAGCAGCATGGGAATACCACCACCTACTATCACTACGATGAAGCCGGAAAACTCATCGCGGTCAGTGATGAACAAGGCAACACCCTCGAAGAGCATGTGTGGTTCAACAACACACTGGTAGCCTCACTAATAGAACCCGTAACGGCGGTAAACACCAGCAGCAGCGTTTTATTGGAAGCCAACTTCGACAATCAAGACTTGAGCGGCTGGCAAATAGTTGATAACGGCGCCAAGATGGGCCCCTCCAGTTGGTATTTTGACAACGGCGCCCTGTGCGAGAACTCCAACATTTACACCGACACCGGTCCCTCCCGTCCCGGTACCTATGCCGCTTATAGCAGCGGCGCGAGCTGGTCGGACTATGAAGCTTCGGTCACGCTGCTTTCCAGTGACGACGACGGCATCGGCCTGCTGTTTCGCTACGTCGATGATAACAACTACTACCGCTTCTCGATGGACAGCCAACGTGCCTACCGGCGTCTCGTGAAAAAACAGAACGGTGTGTTTACCGTGCTGTTTGAAGATAACACCCCCTACATCCTTAACCAGCCGTACGGCTTACGTGTAAGCGCACAAGGTAACAGCTTAAGCATCTGGCTCGATGACCAACTTTGGTATCAGGGCAGCGACACTAGCCATGCCCAGGGAAGCATTGCCCTATACGCCTGGGGCGAACAGGCCGCGTGTTTCAACGACCTCTCCGTAAACTCACTGGAGGCCGCGCAATGA
- a CDS encoding putative ABC transport system permease protein, with amino-acid sequence MAQALAQISAVVMMNIRSLPQRVWMSLATLIAIAIVVAVLLAFLAMANGFKQTVKGTGSQDIGVVLRQGSQAELNSVLLGDVVDIIETAPGIASDDNGPIVSGELYVIVDGKRKSTGREVNLPLRGLDLKGIALRDNIEIIEGRAFTPGTNELMVGESVLMEFDGFELDKTIRLNNIEWKVVGVFSAGGSVFGSELWADAKTIQSQFNRGNSVQVMRVKLETPGDIQPLKDFFANDPRTNLDVFVENDYYAQQSQGMSDLIFYLGWPLAIAMAIGALAGALNTMYTSVSQRATEIATLRAIGFSGFSAFCGTLAEALVLSVIGGLIGGLAAFLLFDGITASTLGGSFTQIVFDFEISAAGFLHAIQLALVIGFIGGFFPALRAARLPVVVAFKV; translated from the coding sequence ATGGCACAAGCACTCGCACAAATCAGCGCCGTGGTGATGATGAATATACGCAGCCTGCCGCAACGGGTTTGGATGAGCCTCGCCACCTTAATTGCCATCGCCATTGTGGTCGCGGTTTTATTGGCGTTTCTGGCAATGGCCAATGGATTTAAACAAACCGTTAAAGGTACCGGCTCCCAGGACATAGGCGTGGTACTGCGTCAAGGCTCCCAGGCGGAACTCAACAGCGTGTTGCTGGGCGATGTTGTCGACATCATCGAAACCGCCCCGGGTATCGCCAGTGATGACAACGGCCCCATCGTTTCCGGCGAACTTTACGTTATTGTTGACGGCAAACGTAAATCCACCGGGCGCGAAGTAAACCTGCCGCTGCGCGGTCTCGATTTAAAGGGCATTGCCCTGCGGGATAATATAGAAATAATTGAGGGTCGCGCTTTTACACCGGGCACCAATGAACTGATGGTGGGCGAATCCGTGCTGATGGAATTCGACGGTTTTGAACTGGATAAAACCATTCGCCTCAATAATATTGAATGGAAAGTGGTCGGTGTGTTTTCAGCTGGCGGCTCCGTTTTCGGCAGCGAACTCTGGGCCGATGCCAAAACCATACAATCACAATTTAATCGTGGCAACAGCGTGCAAGTGATGCGCGTTAAATTAGAAACGCCCGGTGATATACAACCCCTCAAAGATTTTTTCGCAAACGACCCACGCACCAACCTCGACGTATTTGTAGAAAACGACTATTACGCGCAACAGTCACAGGGCATGTCTGACCTCATTTTTTATCTGGGTTGGCCGCTGGCCATTGCCATGGCTATCGGTGCATTAGCCGGTGCACTCAACACCATGTACACCTCAGTATCACAACGCGCCACAGAAATCGCAACGCTACGCGCGATTGGCTTTAGCGGATTTTCTGCGTTCTGCGGCACACTCGCCGAAGCGCTGGTCCTCTCGGTAATCGGTGGCTTAATCGGTGGCCTCGCAGCATTTTTATTGTTCGACGGGATTACCGCCTCTACCCTGGGCGGCAGTTTTACGCAAATTGTATTCGATTTCGAAATTTCCGCTGCGGGATTTTTGCATGCAATACAACTGGCGTTGGTGATTGGTTTTATTGGGGGATTTTTTCCGGCGTTACGGGCAGCCAGGTTGCCGGTGGTGGTGGCGTTTAAGGTTTAG
- a CDS encoding putative ABC transport system permease protein, producing the protein MNDLYLIYRNLTRNKLRMFLNSTAIVIAFMLFGVLFSLKDAFEAGVELTADNRLVVVNKINFTQPLPMAHVNKIRALEGVKDVSWANWFGAYYQDPQKQLVAFAVDPQSWLQVYDELVVTDEAKQAWFNERQGLLVGKRMADLKGWKVGDRIPISSSIFSQADGSHTWDFVVSGIFTTKEAQIDTNYFMLHYKYFIETQTFGSDWFGWAVLTTDDPSLNEVVAKRIDDTFANSPAETETTSEKQFNKAFIEQIGSIGLIITSVVTAAFFTILLIVGNSMALAVRERTSEIAVMKTLGFQAARVFRMILSESIMLAVIGGFQGLLIAWFIVNGASRDPSLQNILPNLVLGSNTAVLAFAYMIALGVLTGFFPAWRAMKLNTIDALNRR; encoded by the coding sequence GTGAACGATCTCTATTTAATTTATCGCAACCTCACGCGCAACAAACTGCGCATGTTTCTAAACAGCACCGCCATTGTTATTGCTTTTATGCTATTCGGCGTGCTGTTTTCTCTGAAAGATGCCTTTGAAGCAGGCGTGGAGCTTACCGCCGATAACCGCCTGGTTGTTGTCAATAAAATTAATTTTACGCAACCGCTGCCCATGGCGCACGTTAACAAAATTCGCGCGCTCGAAGGTGTTAAAGATGTTTCCTGGGCCAATTGGTTTGGCGCCTACTACCAAGACCCACAAAAACAACTGGTTGCCTTCGCTGTAGACCCACAAAGCTGGCTGCAGGTTTACGATGAACTGGTGGTAACAGACGAAGCCAAACAAGCCTGGTTTAACGAACGCCAGGGCTTGCTGGTGGGCAAACGCATGGCCGATTTAAAAGGCTGGAAGGTGGGCGATCGCATACCCATATCCTCAAGCATTTTTTCCCAGGCCGATGGTTCACACACCTGGGATTTTGTGGTATCCGGAATATTTACCACCAAGGAAGCGCAAATCGACACCAATTATTTTATGCTTCACTACAAATATTTTATCGAGACACAAACCTTTGGTAGCGACTGGTTTGGCTGGGCCGTGTTAACAACCGACGACCCATCACTGAATGAAGTCGTCGCAAAACGCATCGACGATACGTTTGCCAACTCACCCGCAGAAACAGAAACCACGTCCGAAAAACAATTCAACAAAGCCTTTATTGAACAAATTGGTAGTATTGGTTTGATTATTACCTCGGTGGTTACCGCCGCGTTTTTTACCATTCTGTTAATCGTTGGCAACTCGATGGCACTGGCAGTGCGCGAGCGCACTTCGGAAATTGCGGTCATGAAAACCTTGGGGTTTCAGGCAGCGCGGGTGTTCCGCATGATTTTATCGGAATCCATAATGCTCGCTGTTATAGGTGGTTTTCAGGGCTTGTTAATCGCCTGGTTTATTGTCAATGGCGCGAGCCGCGACCCGAGCCTGCAAAATATTCTTCCCAACTTGGTGCTCGGCTCTAACACTGCGGTGTTGGCGTTTGCTTATATGATCGCACTTGGCGTGCTCACCGGGTTTTTCCCTGCGTGGCGGGCCATGAAACTCAACACCATCGATGCACTGAACAGGAGATAA
- a CDS encoding putative ABC transport system ATP-binding protein: MNNAPLFELNNVSKRFTKGKETITIFDNLNMTIPQGDFIAIMGPSGSGKTTLLNMLGGVDRPSGGEIKFAGSGIDSLSENALAKWRADNVGFIFQFYNLMPMLNAAKNVELPLLLKKLSKAQRQKSISAALELVGLADRAKHKPDELSGGQQQRVAIARAIVSDPKLLLCDEPTGDLDRNTADEVLKILQALNDDFGKTIIMVTHDALAAKYAKRCIHLDKGEFVEKELAA, from the coding sequence GTGAACAACGCCCCTTTGTTTGAATTAAACAATGTTTCCAAGCGGTTTACCAAAGGTAAGGAAACCATCACCATTTTCGACAATCTCAATATGACCATTCCCCAGGGCGATTTTATCGCCATCATGGGGCCTTCCGGCTCGGGTAAAACGACACTGCTTAATATGCTCGGAGGGGTCGATCGCCCCAGCGGTGGCGAAATAAAATTTGCGGGCAGCGGCATTGATTCACTCAGCGAAAACGCACTCGCCAAGTGGCGCGCCGATAACGTGGGTTTTATTTTTCAGTTTTACAACTTAATGCCCATGCTCAACGCAGCAAAAAACGTAGAACTGCCCTTGCTGTTAAAAAAACTTTCCAAAGCGCAGCGCCAAAAAAGTATTTCCGCAGCACTGGAATTGGTGGGCCTCGCAGACCGAGCCAAGCATAAGCCCGACGAACTTTCCGGCGGTCAGCAACAACGGGTCGCCATTGCCCGCGCCATTGTCTCCGACCCAAAACTGTTGTTGTGCGACGAACCCACCGGCGATCTCGACCGCAACACTGCCGATGAAGTACTGAAAATTCTTCAAGCCTTAAACGACGACTTCGGCAAAACCATCATTATGGTTACCCACGATGCCCTGGCAGCCAAGTATGCAAAACGCTGTATCCATCTTGATAAGGGAGAGTTTGTCGAGAAGGAGCTGGCGGCGTGA
- a CDS encoding RND family efflux transporter MFP subunit, producing MDSSNDKKALLQQLTISEQTETTSGFGMAHLIAAALLGAAASGFLVWWLLPQTAAAPTPVASKPLITAQTEAPKKNIVNAAVLNASGYITARRVATVSSEVMGRIISVDVEEGMAVAEDQILARLDDEAARVNLDLARAQIVAQRERINSFQTDLEEARRVLNRVTQLDHEKFTSEAALTRAQADVKKATAGLATSRAELRVAELNAERLSQEVDDHTIRAPFSGVITVKNAQPGEIVAPAAAGGGFTRTGICTLVDMDSLEIEVDVNEAFIGRVAAGQKVIANLDAYPQWDIPAQVIAIIPTADRAKATVAVRIALQVKDARVLPNMGVKVAFLDNSSGANSVN from the coding sequence GTGGATTCATCAAACGATAAAAAAGCATTACTTCAACAGTTAACCATTAGCGAACAAACGGAAACGACGAGCGGTTTTGGTATGGCTCACCTAATTGCCGCTGCATTATTAGGCGCAGCGGCCAGCGGCTTTCTGGTTTGGTGGTTGCTGCCGCAAACCGCCGCAGCGCCAACACCGGTAGCAAGCAAGCCATTAATCACTGCCCAAACGGAAGCACCGAAAAAAAATATCGTTAACGCGGCGGTACTCAATGCCTCCGGTTATATCACCGCGCGGCGCGTTGCGACGGTTTCCTCGGAGGTTATGGGGCGCATAATTTCGGTAGACGTTGAAGAAGGCATGGCGGTAGCTGAAGATCAGATTCTGGCGCGACTCGACGACGAAGCCGCACGAGTCAATCTGGATTTGGCACGCGCCCAAATTGTAGCGCAGCGCGAACGAATCAACAGTTTTCAAACCGATCTGGAAGAAGCCAGGCGCGTATTAAATCGGGTCACCCAACTGGACCATGAAAAATTCACCAGTGAAGCGGCACTTACCCGCGCCCAGGCCGACGTCAAAAAAGCCACCGCAGGATTAGCCACCAGCCGCGCAGAGCTTCGCGTGGCAGAACTCAACGCGGAACGCTTATCACAGGAAGTGGACGACCACACCATTCGCGCACCCTTCTCAGGTGTGATTACCGTTAAAAATGCCCAGCCCGGTGAAATTGTTGCACCAGCGGCGGCCGGTGGTGGTTTTACACGCACCGGTATTTGCACCCTGGTGGATATGGACTCGCTGGAAATCGAAGTGGATGTCAACGAAGCCTTTATTGGCCGTGTCGCAGCGGGCCAAAAAGTTATCGCCAATCTCGATGCCTACCCCCAATGGGATATTCCCGCGCAGGTGATTGCCATCATTCCCACCGCCGATCGCGCCAAAGCGACCGTGGCGGTGCGTATCGCACTACAAGTTAAAGATGCCCGCGTGCTGCCAAACATGGGGGTTAAAGTCGCGTTTCTTGATAACAGCAGTGGTGCGAACTCGGTCAATTAA
- a CDS encoding outer membrane phospholipase A has product MTQRLFGFLLAALLSNSVLALDSPPPPDPNRSDNETRDIQVYDALVGSNPDQDFSLYRLNYAIANDEDLLLQYSFKYRVLGELYLAYTNLVLWDIYHAEQPAIDNNFMPELFYRFLIYKPWLTSVDAGWFHRSNGREGPTSRAWDRWQVRFNTDFKWRHMDVIWQTAFNSDIKKSSKNKDINDYYGPWESGLTFRNLLGNHQNQLDLLVGLVAGEDGYRFNTGQKTVGLHYRMRWAKFKPTLYLRYFNGYGEVIQNYNIKTESLRFGLSFHY; this is encoded by the coding sequence ATGACTCAAAGGCTGTTTGGCTTCTTACTCGCAGCATTACTCAGTAATAGCGTACTTGCGCTGGATTCCCCTCCACCCCCCGACCCCAACCGCAGCGACAACGAAACCCGCGATATCCAGGTGTACGATGCTCTGGTTGGCAGCAACCCCGATCAGGATTTTTCGCTCTACCGCTTGAACTACGCCATCGCCAATGATGAAGACCTGCTGTTGCAATACAGCTTTAAATACCGCGTTCTGGGTGAACTTTATTTGGCGTATACCAACCTGGTGCTGTGGGATATCTACCACGCCGAACAACCCGCGATCGACAATAACTTTATGCCCGAGTTATTTTATCGATTTCTAATTTACAAGCCCTGGCTAACTTCGGTCGACGCGGGATGGTTCCATCGTTCCAACGGTCGTGAGGGACCAACGTCGCGAGCCTGGGATCGCTGGCAAGTACGCTTCAACACCGACTTTAAGTGGCGCCACATGGATGTCATCTGGCAAACAGCATTCAACTCCGACATTAAAAAAAGCTCAAAAAACAAAGACATTAACGACTACTACGGCCCGTGGGAAAGCGGATTGACGTTTCGCAATTTGTTGGGAAATCATCAAAATCAATTGGATTTATTAGTGGGCCTGGTCGCCGGTGAAGATGGTTACCGATTTAATACCGGCCAAAAAACCGTAGGCCTGCACTACCGCATGCGCTGGGCAAAATTCAAACCCACCTTGTACCTACGATATTTCAACGGCTACGGCGAAGTTATTCAAAACTACAACATCAAAACAGAATCGCTGCGTTTTGGTTTGTCGTTTCATTATTAA
- a CDS encoding response regulator receiver domain-containing protein, with amino-acid sequence MSRVLRKAMSNSSKAILVVEDNPDNQQLVTWILEDEGFQITCVDSAEEGLEMLEIKNYDMVLMDISLPGMDGKEATQKIRATPHLKDIPVLALTAHAVQGERESIIASGVDGLVTKPVDEEELISRISNLLSL; translated from the coding sequence GTGAGTCGCGTACTGCGTAAAGCCATGTCTAATTCTTCAAAAGCAATTTTGGTGGTGGAAGACAACCCCGATAACCAACAGTTGGTTACCTGGATTCTTGAGGATGAGGGGTTCCAAATTACCTGTGTCGATTCCGCCGAAGAAGGTTTGGAGATGTTAGAAATAAAAAATTACGACATGGTGCTGATGGATATCTCGCTGCCGGGCATGGATGGCAAAGAGGCGACCCAGAAAATTCGAGCCACTCCGCATCTCAAAGATATTCCCGTGCTGGCGCTCACGGCGCACGCGGTGCAGGGTGAGCGTGAGTCCATTATCGCGAGCGGTGTGGATGGTCTGGTTACCAAGCCCGTGGACGAGGAAGAACTCATCAGCCGTATTAGCAATCTGTTGAGCCTCTAG
- a CDS encoding 4'-phosphopantetheinyl transferase yields the protein MPDIYYCSEPNYTPVSELPAAQLFDDEEATRYKRMQARVAARFAQARWMVKSLLAKRLQAPLENIRFAYSENGKPHLPNHPELHFSISHCDDAVAISISDFPSGVDVELIERRRGKLEPPWEKPEVFMHQHTARWLDLVEPADKPQMFTILWTLLESQVKVCDSSITVASRHLEIDIKNHQAPWQLSYRACKALPPVVWQSFLNWGDDAGKRVISVAQLASQATEPVALYDWVSAEPVAVSAIAKS from the coding sequence ATGCCCGACATTTATTACTGCTCCGAACCCAACTACACGCCGGTATCCGAACTACCTGCCGCACAATTGTTCGACGACGAGGAAGCAACCCGCTACAAACGCATGCAAGCACGTGTTGCGGCACGCTTTGCCCAGGCGCGCTGGATGGTGAAATCACTCCTGGCGAAGCGCTTGCAGGCTCCCCTGGAAAACATCCGCTTTGCCTACAGCGAAAATGGCAAACCCCACCTGCCCAATCACCCCGAATTGCACTTCAGCATTTCTCACTGTGACGACGCCGTGGCGATTTCCATCAGTGATTTCCCATCAGGGGTTGACGTTGAGCTTATCGAACGACGCCGCGGTAAACTCGAGCCCCCCTGGGAGAAACCCGAAGTATTTATGCACCAGCATACCGCGCGATGGCTGGATTTGGTCGAGCCCGCCGACAAACCACAAATGTTCACAATACTGTGGACACTGCTGGAAAGTCAGGTGAAGGTCTGCGACAGCTCCATTACGGTGGCCTCGCGTCATCTCGAAATCGATATAAAAAATCACCAGGCCCCCTGGCAATTGAGTTATCGCGCCTGTAAAGCACTGCCGCCGGTGGTTTGGCAAAGTTTTTTAAACTGGGGGGATGACGCTGGTAAGCGGGTGATCAGTGTTGCACAGCTGGCGTCGCAAGCGACTGAACCGGTTGCCCTGTATGATTGGGTCAGCGCGGAGCCTGTGGCGGTGAGTGCAATCGCAAAGAGCTAA